A region of the Paracoccus jeotgali genome:
ACTGGACGACATCTTTCGCATGTTCCCCCGGATGCAGGAACGTCGTAACGTGCCAGCAGGCGTTCTGTCAGGGGGTGAGCAGCAGATGCTGACGCTAGGACGTACGCTAATGGGTGACCCCGACCTGATCCTGATCGACGAGCCGACCGAAGGGCTGGCGCCGATGGTGGTGGCCCAAGTTGGCGAATATCTCCAGGAGATGAAGGCGCAGAACATCTCGGTGCTGCTGGTCGAGCAGAAGCTGGACATCGCGCTGAAGATCTCGCAGCGCATCTATGTAATGGGGCATGGCGCCATCGCCTTTGCCGGCACCCCCGCCGAACTCCACGACAATCAGGACGTCCGCAAGGAGTGGCTGGAAGTCTGAGCCACGAGCCTATTTTCGGAAGGATGACGACCATGGACCATGTGGAGACCAGCCGCCCTCGCCCCGACTTGATGCATGTGCGGCTGAAGGGTGCGGGCAGGTACAACCTGATGTCCTATGCGATGCTGCACGAACTGTGGCAGACCGCAAACGCAATTCAGGCTGATCCTGGCATCCGCGCGGTTGTGGTCGCCGGATCTGACACGCATTTTTCTGCCGGCATGAACCTGAAGCAGAACGAGGTG
Encoded here:
- a CDS encoding ABC transporter ATP-binding protein; the encoded protein is MLETGNLHAYYGKSHILHGVDITVGAGEIVSLVGRNGVGRSTTVKTIMGQVSATGSIRFKGEEILGLKPFMIACKGVGYVPESRDVFPTLSVEKNLLLGVKSRKKSRWGLDDIFRMFPRMQERRNVPAGVLSGGEQQMLTLGRTLMGDPDLILIDEPTEGLAPMVVAQVGEYLQEMKAQNISVLLVEQKLDIALKISQRIYVMGHGAIAFAGTPAELHDNQDVRKEWLEV